Proteins encoded in a region of the Suricata suricatta isolate VVHF042 chromosome 10, meerkat_22Aug2017_6uvM2_HiC, whole genome shotgun sequence genome:
- the LOC115304362 gene encoding olfactory receptor 6C4-like — translation MGNQTSVVEFILLGLTNDTELQAVLFLFLLLTYVLSIMGNMTIIILTMLDYRLQTPMYFFLRNFSLLEISFTSVFVPKMLVSIGTGDRTISFAGCFTQYFFAILLGATEFYLLAAMSYDRYVAICKPLHYTTIMSRRLCIQLVLCSWFSGFLVVIGPNIMTLQLPFCTSNVINHYYCDYTVLLRLACSDTHFIEVMEFILAAVTLIFTWLLVILSYMYIIRTILRIPSVQQRKKAFSTCFSHMIVVSLSYGSCIFMYVNPSVKDAETFNKRVAVLNTSVAPLLNPFIYTLRNKQVKLAFQDMVRKLTVFSRK, via the coding sequence ATGGGCAACCAAACGTCAGTGGTAGAGTTTATTCTTCTTGGACTGACAAATGACACTGAGCTTCAGgctgtgcttttcctttttctgctgctAACTTACGTCTTAAGCATCATGGGAAACATGACCATCATCATTCTGACCATGCTGGATTATCGCCTCCAGactcccatgtatttcttcctccgGAATTTTTCCCTTCTGGAAATATCTTTTACCTCTGTCTTTGTTCCCAAAATGCTAGTCAGTATTGGAACTGGAGACAGGACTATCTCCTTTGCTGGCTGTTTCACTCAGTATTTTTTTGCCATCCTTCTGGGAGCAACCGAATTTTATCTTTTAGCCGCCATGTCCTATGATCGCTATGTTGCCATTTGCAAACCCCTACATTATACAACTATAATGAGTAGGAGACTCTGCATTCAACTTGTCTTGTGTTCTTGGTTCTCTGGTTTTTTGGTTGTCATTGGGCCAAATATAATGACTCTCCAGCTGCCTTTCTGTACATCCAACGTCATCAATCATTACTACTGTGACTATACTGTCCTGTTGCGTCTAGCTTGCTCAGACACGCATTTCATAGAAGTGATGGAGTTTATCTTGGCTGCAGTTACCCTCATCTTCACCTGGTTGCTAGTGATCCTTTCCTACATGTATATTATCAGGACGATTCTGAGAATCCCCTCTgttcaacagagaaagaaagctttttctACATGTTTCTCTCATATGATTGTGGTCTCACTTTCTTATGGAAGTTGTATTTTTATGTACGTAAATCCTTCTGTTAAGGATGCAGAAACTTTTAATAAGAGAGTGGCTGTTTTAAATACATCAGTTGCCCCTCTGTTGAACCCTTTCATCTATACCCTCAGGAATAAGCAAGTGAAATTAGCCTTCCAAGATATGGTCAGAAAGTTAACagttttttcaagaaaataa